The Caulifigura coniformis genome includes a region encoding these proteins:
- a CDS encoding DUF1559 domain-containing protein, with the protein MRKSGFTLIELLVVIAIIAILIALLLPAVQQAREAARRTQCKNNLKQLGLAMHNYHDTHRVFPYGVLNVGTFHLRDTWMQQVLPMIEQGPLYNKYQTSIVQWVMDTPADIKDMPLAGFQCPSDPSSPAKGASGGLRSGGDGFQGNYVVCHGKTQNYNADNGGMFNNNSRHRMESMKDGSSNTIFASEVMIRGSANTNSGWGEGGGYWGGGEGGGYGFTTAEPPNSSITDQVYTCKSTTWPSAPCQSMSAYTTQRVLARSYHTGGVHALMGDGGVRFVSSNIDRLTWQNLGTRSGGETIGEF; encoded by the coding sequence GTGCGGAAGTCTGGTTTCACATTGATTGAGTTGCTGGTCGTGATCGCCATCATCGCGATCCTGATTGCTCTGCTCCTGCCTGCCGTCCAGCAGGCCCGCGAGGCGGCTCGACGGACTCAGTGCAAGAACAACCTGAAACAGCTCGGGTTGGCCATGCACAACTATCACGACACCCATCGGGTGTTCCCCTACGGCGTCCTCAACGTCGGCACCTTCCACCTGCGGGACACCTGGATGCAGCAGGTGCTTCCGATGATTGAGCAGGGGCCGCTCTACAACAAGTACCAGACGTCCATCGTGCAGTGGGTGATGGATACGCCGGCGGACATCAAGGACATGCCCCTTGCCGGGTTCCAGTGTCCCTCTGACCCCTCCAGCCCTGCCAAGGGCGCTTCGGGCGGTCTGCGGTCGGGCGGCGACGGCTTCCAGGGCAACTACGTCGTCTGCCACGGCAAGACGCAGAACTACAACGCCGACAACGGCGGCATGTTCAACAACAACTCCCGTCACCGCATGGAGAGCATGAAGGACGGCTCCAGCAACACCATCTTCGCCAGTGAAGTGATGATTCGCGGCAGCGCCAACACCAACAGCGGTTGGGGTGAAGGCGGCGGATACTGGGGCGGTGGAGAAGGCGGCGGATACGGGTTCACCACCGCGGAACCCCCGAACTCCTCGATCACCGATCAGGTCTACACCTGCAAAAGCACGACCTGGCCCAGCGCTCCCTGCCAGTCGATGAGTGCCTATACCACGCAGCGCGTCCTCGCCCGCAGCTACCACACGGGCGGCGTCCATGCCCTGATGGGCGACGGCGGCGTGCGATTCGTGTCGAGCAACATCGACCGCCTTACCTGGCAGAACCTGGGCACCCGCAGCGGCGGAGAGACGATCGGCGAATTCTAA
- a CDS encoding anthranilate synthase component II yields MIFVLDNYDSFTYNLVQRLGEIDSALDIQVARNDQISISEIEKLKPERIIVSPGPCSPGEAGISKAVIEHFGPKLPVFGVCLGHQCMAEVYGAKVLRAKRLMHGKTSMIHHDGQGVFRGIESPMQATRYHSLVVPEETLTPDLLAVGWTRDADHPPEIMALRHRTYPVHGVQFHPESFLTPQGIKLLENFLSL; encoded by the coding sequence ATGATCTTCGTTCTCGATAACTACGATTCGTTCACGTACAACCTCGTCCAGCGACTGGGGGAAATCGACTCCGCGCTCGACATCCAGGTCGCACGAAACGACCAGATTTCCATCAGCGAAATCGAAAAGCTGAAACCGGAGCGGATCATCGTTTCTCCGGGCCCCTGCTCTCCCGGCGAGGCGGGAATCTCGAAGGCGGTGATCGAACACTTCGGGCCGAAGCTGCCGGTATTCGGAGTCTGCCTGGGCCATCAATGCATGGCCGAGGTTTATGGAGCGAAGGTGCTCCGTGCCAAGCGGCTGATGCACGGCAAGACGTCGATGATTCATCACGACGGCCAGGGGGTGTTTCGGGGGATCGAGAGCCCCATGCAGGCGACGCGTTACCACAGTCTGGTGGTTCCGGAAGAGACTTTGACGCCCGACCTGCTGGCCGTGGGATGGACTCGGGATGCCGACCACCCACCGGAGATCATGGCGCTCAGGCACCGGACATATCCGGTCCACGGCGTGCAGTTCCACCCGGAGAGCTTCCTGACTCCCCAGGGAATCAAGCTGCTGGAGAACTTCCTGTCTCTGTAG
- a CDS encoding transglutaminase TgpA family protein, giving the protein MEQLSTVLTASIILLTILSGLIFAFAEGGATAALSLPIGLIAWFLNEREEGFALPRVALNVLGVSAVIMAGYELYIGSIEARLLAGGHLIVYLSWLFLLQVKETRSVWWLSALAVLQISVASVLTSAPWFGGALMAWLLMAMWTMAIFTMQRSASRMLQQPAQVPLSRRSAAAGENRAAQASTNSYCVNGLRPDSKFRLLSRRFVMSVAAMTLAGMVVSALFFTFIPRVWMSRLRLFDDTALAGDRIAGFTERVRLGDIGEIMASNDVALTANFFEYPSNRRMNTVKAKAWLGEDPLFRARTLEDYTRGRWDPVLRSRGDACSMPRPDEKLVRVDIRLNSSNSATLFTVGQVVTCDGPLEGNEIYRRQQTNEYSRQDESVYDSYSYQVYSLHDAEELEYDPTYILGRGLPFFGANNVRYNEQLLQVPEDLVELRRITKEILATLPASAAEDDEMKANAILHYLRDSGRFEYTTKAAVDNSRVDPIEDFLVNRKKGHCEYFASALALMFRAADIPSRLVTGFKGGNFEGATGTFYIQQRFAHAWTEARIYNRWVTFDPTPAIRDKTAKVAAGQTQSTWAFAKDVAVRLWLTGIGMNSQQQREQVYLPIQRLGQRSWQRVIDLKAKFETVWAGALETIRNPDQWISWRGGLTAFVLLTTMAILYKLLSRLIYRIGSLGGLKTRGEHSGPEVAFYNRFKKIVDRAGLAPERSQTAQEFGQTVKRMLGRQLDEAGLTELPGTVSDEFYRVRFGGEKLSTVDEDRLERRLWRLEACLSSRTSVNSDSHDLRSR; this is encoded by the coding sequence ATGGAGCAACTTTCGACCGTTCTGACCGCCAGCATCATCCTGCTGACGATCCTGTCGGGGCTGATCTTCGCCTTCGCGGAAGGGGGCGCCACGGCCGCACTGTCGCTGCCGATCGGGCTGATCGCATGGTTCCTCAACGAGCGTGAAGAAGGCTTCGCGCTGCCGAGGGTGGCGTTGAACGTCCTCGGCGTGAGCGCCGTGATCATGGCCGGGTATGAGCTGTACATCGGGAGCATCGAAGCGCGACTTCTTGCGGGGGGGCACCTGATCGTCTACCTGAGCTGGCTGTTCCTGCTCCAGGTCAAAGAGACGCGGTCGGTGTGGTGGCTGTCCGCGCTGGCGGTGCTGCAGATTTCCGTCGCTTCGGTGCTGACCTCGGCTCCGTGGTTCGGCGGGGCGCTGATGGCGTGGCTGCTGATGGCGATGTGGACGATGGCCATCTTCACCATGCAGCGTTCGGCATCCCGGATGCTGCAGCAGCCGGCCCAGGTGCCTTTGTCGCGGCGGAGTGCGGCGGCCGGAGAGAATCGTGCGGCCCAGGCGTCGACAAACAGCTACTGCGTGAACGGACTGCGTCCCGACAGCAAGTTCCGTCTGCTGAGCCGGCGGTTCGTGATGTCGGTCGCCGCGATGACGTTGGCCGGGATGGTGGTCTCGGCGCTGTTCTTCACGTTCATCCCCCGGGTGTGGATGAGTCGCCTGCGGCTGTTCGACGATACGGCGCTGGCAGGCGATCGAATCGCCGGCTTCACGGAACGGGTGCGACTGGGGGATATCGGGGAGATCATGGCCAGCAACGACGTTGCCCTCACGGCCAACTTCTTCGAATACCCGTCCAATCGCCGGATGAACACCGTGAAGGCCAAAGCCTGGCTGGGCGAGGATCCACTGTTTCGAGCCAGGACGCTCGAGGATTACACGCGGGGCCGATGGGACCCGGTGCTCCGGTCGCGGGGGGACGCCTGCTCGATGCCGCGGCCCGATGAGAAGCTCGTGCGCGTCGACATCCGCCTGAATTCCAGCAACTCCGCGACGCTGTTCACGGTCGGCCAGGTGGTGACGTGCGACGGGCCTCTCGAAGGTAACGAGATCTACCGACGCCAGCAGACGAACGAGTATTCGCGGCAGGATGAATCGGTCTACGACAGCTATTCCTATCAGGTCTACAGCCTGCATGACGCGGAAGAGCTGGAGTACGACCCGACGTACATTCTTGGCCGCGGCCTGCCCTTCTTCGGCGCCAACAACGTCCGGTACAACGAACAACTCCTGCAGGTGCCGGAAGACCTTGTGGAGCTTCGGCGGATCACCAAAGAGATCCTGGCCACCCTGCCCGCCTCCGCGGCGGAGGACGACGAGATGAAGGCGAACGCGATTCTGCACTACCTGCGTGACAGCGGCCGGTTTGAGTACACGACGAAGGCAGCGGTGGACAATTCGCGGGTCGATCCGATCGAAGACTTCCTGGTCAACCGGAAAAAGGGGCACTGCGAGTATTTCGCGTCGGCGCTGGCGCTGATGTTTCGCGCGGCCGACATCCCCTCCCGGCTCGTCACCGGCTTCAAGGGGGGCAATTTCGAAGGGGCGACCGGGACGTTCTACATTCAGCAACGTTTTGCCCACGCGTGGACCGAGGCGCGGATCTACAATCGATGGGTGACGTTCGATCCGACTCCGGCCATCCGCGACAAGACGGCCAAGGTAGCAGCCGGCCAGACGCAATCGACGTGGGCGTTCGCCAAGGACGTGGCGGTGCGGTTGTGGCTGACGGGCATCGGGATGAACAGCCAGCAGCAGCGCGAGCAGGTGTACCTGCCGATCCAGCGGCTTGGCCAGCGGAGCTGGCAGCGCGTGATCGACCTGAAGGCCAAGTTTGAGACGGTCTGGGCCGGCGCGCTGGAGACGATCCGCAATCCTGACCAGTGGATCAGCTGGAGAGGCGGCCTGACGGCGTTCGTCCTGCTGACGACGATGGCCATTCTCTACAAACTGCTCTCACGCCTGATCTACAGGATCGGGTCGCTCGGAGGCCTCAAAACCCGCGGTGAGCACTCCGGCCCCGAGGTTGCCTTCTACAATCGGTTCAAGAAGATCGTCGATCGGGCAGGCCTGGCGCCGGAGCGGTCACAGACGGCGCAGGAATTCGGGCAGACCGTGAAGCGGATGCTGGGCCGGCAGCTCGATGAAGCCGGCCTGACCGAGTTGCCGGGGACGGTGTCGGACGAGTTTTACCGTGTCCGATTCGGCGGCGAGAAACTTTCCACCGTTGACGAGGATCGACTGGAACGGCGGCTGTGGCGACTGGAAGCCTGTCTTTCTTCCCGCACCTCCGTAAACTCCGACAGCCATGATCTTCGTTCTCGATAA
- a CDS encoding DUF58 domain-containing protein gives MDPNPSTIGSGSRSRRSRISISGFLIVCLGVGAIVAEVSTRLMARRLGMAGHVVTLGAAGYFAIWGLKELIVSAWPRFRTRRIARYRFRLPAEGRVFLVMISVLFIGSLLGRSNSLLLVFCCLIGPFVINGFLIFAMLQRLAVTRDAPLRMMAGECVAVEVQLANRKRVMPTWMMSVRDRAETVNEVIEPEVLFVHVPRGGKQVSAYQLSIASRGRVTLGPVELHSRFPLGIVDRGLQFDLPAQILVYPRIGRLTQSWRRLTETSHTSSQSARQSSHAADTFHTMREYHSGDDPRTIHWRTSARRNELMVREFRDQRDTPVVLLLDGWRAPGGAERDERMELAISFAATVCVQQLHASRDAPVALAAAGKSWLEWNEISQRQPIEDLLDGLAVLETSANADWRRLVEFSMRIADRRHTTLLLTPRPEVIERELGELQATHGWDRNPVGMIRVMSLSEIENSRAFAWA, from the coding sequence GTGGATCCGAATCCTTCGACGATTGGCTCCGGGAGTCGCTCCCGGAGGTCGCGAATTTCCATCAGCGGCTTCCTGATCGTCTGCCTGGGCGTGGGAGCCATCGTTGCCGAGGTTTCGACGCGGCTGATGGCGCGGCGTCTGGGGATGGCTGGTCACGTGGTGACACTGGGAGCCGCCGGCTACTTCGCGATCTGGGGACTTAAGGAACTGATTGTCTCCGCCTGGCCCCGCTTCCGAACCCGTCGGATCGCGCGGTACCGATTCCGTCTGCCTGCAGAGGGGCGGGTCTTCCTGGTCATGATCAGCGTGCTGTTCATCGGCTCGCTGCTGGGACGGTCGAATTCCCTGCTGCTGGTGTTCTGCTGCCTGATCGGCCCGTTCGTCATCAACGGCTTCCTGATCTTCGCGATGCTGCAACGGCTGGCGGTGACGCGTGACGCGCCACTGCGCATGATGGCCGGGGAATGCGTGGCGGTCGAAGTGCAGCTGGCGAACCGGAAACGGGTCATGCCGACGTGGATGATGTCGGTGCGCGACCGGGCTGAAACGGTCAACGAAGTGATCGAACCGGAAGTCCTGTTCGTGCATGTTCCGCGGGGCGGGAAACAGGTCTCGGCGTACCAGCTGTCGATCGCCTCGCGCGGGCGGGTGACGCTCGGCCCGGTTGAGCTTCACTCCCGTTTTCCCCTGGGAATCGTCGACCGCGGCCTCCAGTTCGACCTGCCGGCGCAGATCCTGGTGTATCCGCGGATCGGCCGATTGACCCAGAGCTGGCGGCGCCTGACGGAGACGTCGCACACGAGTTCGCAGTCGGCGCGACAGTCGTCGCACGCGGCGGACACCTTTCACACGATGCGGGAATATCACAGCGGCGACGACCCGCGGACCATCCACTGGCGCACGTCCGCCCGGCGGAATGAACTGATGGTGCGTGAGTTTCGCGACCAGCGGGACACCCCGGTGGTGCTGCTGCTCGACGGGTGGCGGGCGCCGGGCGGAGCGGAGCGCGACGAACGGATGGAACTGGCGATCAGCTTTGCGGCGACGGTGTGCGTCCAGCAGTTGCACGCCTCGCGCGACGCGCCGGTCGCACTTGCCGCGGCGGGAAAGTCGTGGCTGGAATGGAACGAGATTTCCCAGCGTCAGCCGATCGAGGACCTGCTCGATGGCCTGGCGGTGCTGGAGACGTCGGCCAACGCCGACTGGAGACGGCTCGTGGAGTTTTCGATGCGGATCGCCGACCGGCGGCATACCACCCTTCTGCTGACGCCCAGGCCTGAAGTCATCGAACGGGAACTGGGCGAACTGCAGGCGACCCACGGCTGGGATCGGAACCCGGTGGGGATGATCCGGGTCATGTCGCTGAGCGAGATCGAGAACTCCAGGGCCTTTGCCTGGGCATAA
- a CDS encoding DUF1598 domain-containing protein has product MLRPHFYAVILLSLLAVRPCSVLAQGTGNNGGGGNNNGGNNSGGILIDPEGVLRPMQVVPALNAKRRPGAKDLAPGNVCVSLRRLNEILRQAPPDALPAEAHILGGLTRIDQVVVDAEARDILLIGPGETQAAGAAPTFLGETSGRALMRTGDFLTMLDVARGGGLRVRCSIDPDPARLKKYNETIQSTAGSVSFKNAAAWYEGLSRILGRQIVTVEGVPGDSRIGNVLAAADYSMKRIALGLEPSGVKEIRPQLAYAAGDTGATMKRWWFAPLYEDVAVSPDRTLFQFSGQRVKLLAQEELILDSGQRVDSDRNRPSTEAFARQFTTHFEELTAARPIFADLRNQFDLAVTVSLLVRERLLERMDLEFRPSPAVMDTLSPKCQTPRFVDSGANIRRVNRTTIVGVVGGVVLTPSAVIANEVPIREPGRVADRRAPDDLAGSQFAWPLQVP; this is encoded by the coding sequence ATGTTGCGTCCGCATTTCTACGCCGTGATCCTCCTTTCCCTCCTGGCAGTCCGGCCTTGTTCGGTGCTCGCCCAGGGGACCGGCAACAACGGAGGCGGTGGAAATAACAACGGCGGCAACAACAGCGGCGGCATCCTGATTGATCCCGAGGGCGTGCTCCGCCCGATGCAGGTTGTCCCCGCTCTCAATGCGAAGCGCCGCCCGGGGGCCAAAGACCTCGCGCCCGGAAACGTCTGTGTCTCCCTCCGTCGACTCAACGAAATCCTCAGGCAGGCCCCGCCGGACGCCCTTCCCGCGGAAGCGCACATCCTGGGAGGCCTGACGCGCATTGATCAGGTCGTCGTTGATGCCGAGGCACGAGACATCCTGCTGATCGGTCCCGGTGAAACTCAGGCCGCCGGAGCAGCGCCCACATTCCTGGGAGAGACGTCGGGACGTGCGCTGATGCGCACGGGAGATTTCCTGACGATGCTCGATGTCGCGAGGGGAGGGGGGCTGCGTGTGCGCTGCTCCATCGATCCCGATCCCGCCCGCCTGAAGAAGTACAACGAAACGATTCAGTCGACCGCCGGCAGCGTCAGCTTCAAGAACGCCGCGGCGTGGTACGAGGGACTGTCGCGGATCCTCGGCCGCCAGATCGTCACGGTCGAGGGAGTCCCCGGCGATTCCCGGATCGGCAACGTCCTCGCGGCAGCCGACTATTCCATGAAACGCATCGCGCTCGGGCTGGAGCCGTCGGGCGTGAAGGAAATCCGGCCGCAGCTCGCCTACGCCGCGGGTGACACCGGCGCCACGATGAAACGCTGGTGGTTCGCGCCGCTGTACGAGGATGTCGCTGTCAGTCCCGATCGAACTCTGTTTCAGTTCTCAGGCCAGCGCGTGAAGCTTTTGGCGCAGGAGGAATTGATTCTCGACAGCGGCCAGCGAGTGGACAGTGACCGGAATCGCCCCAGCACTGAAGCCTTCGCACGCCAGTTCACGACCCACTTTGAAGAACTCACGGCCGCCCGGCCGATCTTTGCCGACCTGCGAAACCAGTTCGATCTCGCAGTCACGGTATCGCTGCTCGTGCGAGAGCGGCTTCTGGAGCGCATGGACCTCGAGTTCCGGCCGTCCCCCGCAGTCATGGACACGCTCTCTCCGAAATGTCAGACCCCGCGATTCGTCGATTCCGGGGCCAACATCCGCCGCGTGAACCGCACCACGATCGTCGGTGTCGTGGGCGGCGTCGTCCTCACGCCGTCTGCGGTCATCGCGAATGAAGTTCCAATCAGGGAGCCCGGCCGCGTGGCAGACCGCCGCGCTCCCGATGACCTGGCGGGATCACAATTCGCGTGGCCCCTTCAGGTTCCGTAA